A stretch of Lathyrus oleraceus cultivar Zhongwan6 chromosome 6, CAAS_Psat_ZW6_1.0, whole genome shotgun sequence DNA encodes these proteins:
- the LOC127094715 gene encoding uncharacterized protein LOC127094715 yields the protein MAEALPPMERLLGDYGCANAPTGRLTIVNQSVNVDHFQLHPSTIRQLERRPFSGKINEDANKHLQRLMTMTTSLKIEGHLEEAKKLVMFPFTLSEDAEEWFYSLLAGSITAWKQMETTFLNEYFPASMQNFMNGLRMKTKQLIDTDVGSSTNFTIATGIKKIIEAIAANEHMELYDHSVSQPEGIIDLKLANQVMKMEDQITTEVERRIKKMALDTQTVAQVQPVQPIQAVSCKICRGGGAHFAMHCVATTQQVEEINFLKQNNPYSNTYNPGWKNHPNFSWKDQQGNVQKQAPNQYQSQPQQQYRPQQQQPYQHQFHQPQQQFQQQAPRKADWEIAIEKMAAQSSQFHEVTRSNLRNTGASIKNLEVKMSQIAQQLAGSQTPGALPSTTVTNP from the exons ATGGCTGAAGCTCTACCTCCCATGGAAAGACTTCTGGGTGACTATGGATGTGCAAATGCTCCGACTGGAAGGTTAACAATTGTAAACCAATCGGTGAATGTTGATCATTTTCAGCTACACCCTTCAACGATTCGTCAACTCGAAAGGAGACCGTTTTCcggaaaaatcaatgaagatgccaacaagcatttacaAAGACTTATGACCATGACGACATCGTTGAAAATTGAGGGACACTTAGAGGAAGCTAAAAAGTTGGTGATGTTTCCGTTTACTCTATCGGAAGATGCCGAAGAATGGTTTTACTCTTTACTCGCGGGAAGCATTACAGCTTGGAAACAAATGGAGACAACATTTTTGAATGAGTACTtccctgcttct ATGCAAAATTTTATGAATGGCCTTCgaatgaagactaagcaactcatagACACGGATGTCGGTAGCTCGACAAATTTTACAATAGCCACTGGAATAAAGAAAATCATCGAAGccattgcagcaaatgagcatatggagctctatgACCACAGTGTGAGTCAACCTGAAGGTATCATTGATCTCAAGCTAGCAAATCAAGTTATGAAGATGGAAGACCAAATAACAACTGAAGTAGAGcgaagaatcaagaaaatggcTCTTGACACTCAAACGGTGGCACAAGTTCAACCGGTTCAACCTATTCAAGCGGTTAGTTGTAAAATCTGTAGGGGGGGGGGGGCTCACTTCGCCATGCATTGTGTGGCAACTACACAACAGGTAGAAGAGATTAATTTTCTGAAGCAGAACAACCCTTACTCCAATACATATAATCctggatggaaaaatcatccaaatttctcctgGAAGGACCAGCAAGGAAATGTGCAAAAGCAAGCGCCCAATCAATATCAAAgccaaccacaacaacaatatcgaccacaacaacaacaaccatacCAGCATCAGTTTCACCAACCccaacaacaatttcaacaacaGGCACCAAGGAAAGCAGAttgggaaattgccattgaaaaaatgGCGGCTCAAAGCTCCCAATTTCATGAGGTGACTAGAAGTAATCTAAGAAACACTGGTGCTTCGATAAAAAATCTAGAAGTGAAAATGAGTCAGATTGCTCAACAACTCGCGGGTTCTCAAACACCGGGTGCATTACCGAGTACTACAGTTACAAATCCATGA
- the LOC127094716 gene encoding uncharacterized protein LOC127094716: MVKEKVSESKSVVKLPFPTRNKKKEQHEKNFEKFLEMFKKLEINILFLEAHEQMPTYAKFMKDIISKKRSTATDPIVLSETCSAILQGMKFPMKQKDRGSVTIPCTIGDRSFKKALIDFRASVSLMPLSIYKRLEIGKVKDTRMTVKFADHSMKRPYGVVEDVLVKIDKFYFRWTLSS; encoded by the coding sequence ATGGTTAAAGAAAAAGTTAGTGAATCAAAGTCGGTTGTCAAACTCCCTTTCCccacaagaaataagaagaaagagCAACATGAGAAGAACTTCGAGAAATTCTTGGAGATGTTCAAAAAGCTTGAGATTAACATTCTGTTCTTGGAGGCACATGAACAAATGCCCACTTATGCCAAATTTATGAAGGATATTATTTCAAAAAAGAGGAGCACCGCCACTGACCCTATTGTACTAAGCGAAACTTGTAGTGCaattttgcagggtatgaagtTTCCAATGAAGCAGAAAGATCGAGGCTCGGTAACTATCCCTTGCACTATCGGGGATAGATCTTTCAAAAAGGCCCTTATAGACTTCAGGGCAAGTGTGAGTCTCATGccgttatccatttacaagaggTTGGAGATAGGAAAAGTGAAAGATACCAGAATGACAGTTAAATTTGCTGACCACTCGATGAAGAGACCCTATGGAGTagtggaagatgttcttgtgaagattgataagttttATTTTCGGTGGACTTTGTCATCCTAG